Part of the Burkholderia humptydooensis genome, CGCTCGAGGCGTTCAGCCGCCCGATGAAGAAGGGCATCATTGCGGTCGGCCTGGATGACGGCGACTACCTGATCGGCGCGGCGATCACCGACGGCGCGCACGACGTGATGCTGTTCTCCGACGCCGGCAAGGCGGTGCGCTTCGACGAGAACGACGTGCGGCCGATGGGCCGCGAGGCGCGCGGCGTGCGCGGGATGCAGCTCGACGACGCGCAGCAGGTGATCGCGATGCTCGTCGCGGGCAGCGAGGAGCAGTCGGTGCTGACCGCGACCGAGAACGGCTACGGCAAGCGCACGCCGATCACCGAGTACACGCGCCACGGCCGCGGCACGAAGGGGATGATCGCGATCCAGACGTCCGAGCGCAACGGCCGCGTCGTCGCCGCGACGCTCGTCGACGCCGAGGATCAGATCATGCTGATCACGACGGCGGGCGTGCTGATCCGCACGCGCGTGTCGGAGATTCGCGAAATGGGACGGGCGACGCAAGGTGTTACACTCATCAGCCTCGATGAAGGCACCAAGCTTTCGGGTCTGCAGCAGATCGCCGAGGCGGACGCCGATGCCGACGACGACGCGTCGGAGGGCGGCGACGCCTGAGTCAGGTTGTGACCGTCGAGCCGCCGCCCGGCGCGCACGCAAAGATGTGGCGTGAAGGGCGCGGCGTATAAACTGTACATATTTCCATGAGGGAGTGATGATGCAAAAACGATTCAAGCAACTGGTCCTGCTGGCGGCGATGGTTCCGGCATTCGCAATGGCGCAATCGCTGTCGAATCAGTCTTCGGCTCCGGCGGCCGCTGCTCCGATCGACGCAGACAAGAAGGCGGCGATCAAGGATCTGCTCGACGCAATCGACGCGCCGAAGCTCGTGTCGGCGATCGCGAACAGCGCCGAGATGCAGTCGAAGCAGCTCGTGCCGGCGATCCTGTCGGACGCGCTGTCGGAGAACAAGACGCTGAACGACAAGCAGAAGCAGGCCGCCGTGCCGACGCTGCAGAAGAACGCGGTGCCGAAGCTCGTCGACGGCGCGGGCAAGGTGTTCGGCACGCAGCAGTTCACGAGCGATGCGATGCAGGCCCAGTACGACGCGTATGCGAAGTACTACAGCACGTCGGAGATCAAGGATCTGACGACGTTCTACAAGAGCCCGACGGGCCGCAAGTTCATTCAGGTGCAGGATCAGGTCGGCCGCGACGTCGTGAACGGCCTGATGCAGAAGTACATGCCGCAGGCGATCAAGGCGACGCGCGACCAGGCCGACAAGGAAGTCGCGGCAGTCAAGCCGGGCAAGTAAGCCGCATAGGCTGAGGCTCGCCGGCCCGGGCGGCGTTCGTCGCGCGGGTTTGGCGGGTTCGTCAGGACAGTGCGATAATGGCCGTTTGCGCGATAGCGCAAGCGGCCATTTCCTTTTCCCGCGCGGCATTCGGCCGGTTCGAAGCGGCCGGGTCCCTTCCGAGGTTTTTCACGATGCGCGTCTTTAATTTCTCCGCCGGTCCCGCGGCGCTGCCCGAGGAAGTGCTGCGTCAGGCGGCCGCCGAAATGCTCGACTGGAACGGCAGCGGCATGAGCGTGATGGAAATGAGCCATCGCGGCAAGGAGTTCATGTCGATCCACGAGGCCGCGCTCGCCGACCTGTGCGAGCTGCTCGACGTGCCCGCGAACTACCGGATCCTGTTCCTGCAGGGCGGGGGGATCGCCGAGAACGCGATCGTGCCGATGAATCTGCTCGGCTCGCGCGCGACGGCCGACTTCGTCGTCACGGGCTCGTGGTCGCAGAAGTCGTTCAACGAGGCGAAGAAATACTGCACGCCGCATCTCGCCGCGACGGGCAGGACGGACGCGGGCTTCACGCGCGTGCCGGCGTTCTCCGAATGGCAAATGTCCGACGATCCGGCGTACGTGCACCTCTGCACGAACGAGACGATCGACGGCGTCGAGACGTTCGACATCCCCGATCTCGGCAACGTGCCGCTCGTCGCCGACGTGTCGTCGCACATCCTGTCGCGCCCGATCGACATCGAGAAGTACGGCGCGATCTTCGGCGGCGCGCAGAAGAACATCGGGATGGCGGGCGTGACGCTCGTGATCGTGCGCGAGGATCTGCTCGACCGTGCGCTGTCGATCTGCCCGTCGGCGTTCGAATGGAAGACGGTCGCGCTCAACAATTCGCTCTACAACACGCCGCCCACCTACGCGATCTACATCGCGGGGCTGGTGTTCAAGTGGCTGAAGGCGCAGGGTGGCCTGGCCGAGATCGAGGCGCGCAACATCGAAAAATCGAAGCTGCTGTACGGCGCGATCGACGCGAGCAGCTTCTATCTGAACAAGGTCGAGAAGTCGGCGCGTTCGCGGATGAACGTGCCGTTCTTCCTCGCCGACGAGTCGCGCAACGAAGACTTCCTCGCCGGCGCTAAGGAGCGCGGGCTGCTGCAGTTGAAGGGCCACAAGTCCGTCGGCGGCATGCGGGCGTCGATCTACAACGCGGTGCCGCTCGCGGGCGTGCAGGCGCTCGTGGAGTACATGAAGGATTTCGAGCGGCGCTGCGCGTGACGCGCGCCGCTCCTTACGCATTGCTGGCCAATTCATGGACGACGAACTCAATTCCCGCCTGAAACCCCTGCGCGAGCGCATCGACGCGATCGACTCGCAGCTCATCGCGCTGCTGAATCAGCGCGCGGCGGTCGCGCTCGAGGTCGGCGAGGTCAAGAAGCACTTCAACGCGCCCGTGTTCCGGCCGGAGCGCGAGCAGCAGGTGATCGCGCGCTTGCAGGACATGAGCGCCGGGCCGCTCGCGAGCGAGCACATCAGCGCGATCTGGCGCGAGATCATGGCGGCGAGCCGCGATCTCGAGCAGACGATCCACGTTGCGTTCCTCGGGCCCGTCGGCACCTACAGCGAACAGGCGATGTTCGACTACTTCGGGCAATCGATCGAAGGGCTGCCTTGCCCGTCGATCGACGAAGTGTTCCGCTCGGTCGAGGCGGGCGCCGCGACGTTCGGCGTCGTGCCGGTCGAGAATTCGTCGGAAGGCGCGGTGTCGCGCACGCTCGATCTGCTGCTGCATACGCAGCTTCTGATCGGCGGCGAGCTGTCGCTGCCGGTCCACCACAACCTGCTCACGCAGACGGGCAAGCTTGACGGCGTGAAGCGCGTCTGCGCGCACGCGCAGGCGCTCGCGCAATGCCAGCAATGGCTCGCCTCGAACGCGCCGCATCTCGAGCGGCAGGCGGTGGCGAGCAACGCGCAAGCCGCGCGGCTCGCGGCCGATGACGCGACGATCGCCGCGATCGCGGGCGACCGCGCGGCGACGCACTACGGGCTGCAGATCGCGTATGCGCTGATCCAGGACGACCCGCACAACCGCACGCGCTTCGCCGTGATCGGCAAGGAGCCGGCCGGGCCGAGCGGGCATGACCAGACGTCGCTCATCGTATCGGTGAAGAACGAGCCGGGCGCGGTGTTCAAGCTGCTCGAGCCGCTCGCGCGGCACGGCGTGTCGATGACGCGCTTCGAGTCGCGCCCGGCGCGGGTCGGCACGTGGGAGTATTACTTCTACATCGACATCGAAGGGCACCGCGACGACGCCGCCGTCCAGCGCGCGCTCGCGGAGCTCGGCAAGAAGGCGGCATTCCTGAAGATTCTCGGTTCGTATCCGCGCGCGCGGTGATGCGCGTCGCGCTGCGCCGCGCGTCCCCGCAGTCGTGTTGGCCGCGTCGGCCGAAGTGGCAACGAGCGTAAAGCGACGGCTGGCGCAGGCGCGTGGCGGCCGACTTCGCGGCCCGGCCGCGCGCCTCGGGCAGGCGACCGTTCGATATTGACCCTTGCGCGCCCGGGCCCGTCCCGGACGCGCGTTACTTGGCTCTCGTCGTGTCAGGCTTTTCTTTCGACAAACTGGTGATTTTCGGCGTCGGGCTGATCGGCGGCTCGCTCGCGCTCGCATTGCGCGAAGGCGCGTCGGGCGGCAGGCGCGAGGTGGTCGGCGTCGGCCGCTCGGCGGCGTCGATCGAGCGCGCGCTCGCGCGGCGCGTGATCGACCGCGCGGCTGCGCTCGACGACGACGCGCAACTGCGCGACGCGCTTGCGGGCGCGGACCTCGTGCTGCTCGCGGCGCCCGTCGCGCAGACGGGGCCGCTTCTTGCGCGAATCGCGCCGTTTCTCGACGCATCGACGATCGTCACCGACGCAGGCAGCACGAAGTCGGACGTCGTCGCGGCCGCGCGCGCGGCGCTCGGCGCGCGGATCGGCCAGTTCGTGCCGGGGCACCCGATCGCCGGGCGTGAAGCGAGCGGCGTCGAAGCGGCGCTCGCCGATCTGTACGTCGGCCGCAATGTCGTGCTGTGTGCGCTGCCGGAGAATGCGCCGCACGCGCTCGCGCGCATCGAGGCGATGTGGCGCGCGGCGCGCGCCGACGTGCGCGCGATGAGCGCCGAGCGGCACGACCGCGTGTTCGCGGCGGTGAGCCATCTGCCGCACGTGCTGTCGTTCGCGCTCGTCGAGCAGATTCTCGGCGAATCCGACGCCGAGCTGAAGTTTTCGTATGCGGCGGGTGGTTTCCGCGATTTCACGCGCATCGCCGCGTCGAGCCCGGAAATGTGGCGCGATGTCTGCCTCGCGAACCGCGCGGCGCTCCTCGACGAGCTCGACGCGTACACCGCCGTGCTCGCGCGGTTGCGCGCGGCGATCGACGCGGGCGACGGCGCGGCGCTCGAAGCCGTGTTCGCGCGCTCGCGCGCCGCGCGCGCCGCATGGCGCGAGCGTGGCGCGAAGCCCGCTCCCGCTGTCCGTTCAGACACTCCTGGAACAGGATCTCACATGGAACATCTCGATCTCGGCCCGTTCTCCCATGCGCAAGGCACGGTGCGTCTGCCCGGCTCGAAGAGCATCTCGAACCGCGTGCTGCTGCTCGCGGCGCTCGCGGAGGGCGAGACGACCGTCACGAACCTGCTCGATTCCGACGATACGCGCGTGATGCTCGACGCGCTGGCGAAGCTCGGCGTGAAGCTGTCGCGCAACGGCGACACCTGCGTCGTCGGCGGCACGCGCGGCGCGTTCACCGCGAAGACCGCGGATCTCTTCCTCGGCAACGCGGGCACCGCGGTGCGGCCGCTGACTGCGGCGCTCGCGGTCAACGGCGGCGACTACCGGATCCACGGCGTGCCGCGGATGCACGAGCGCCCGATCGGCGACCTCGTCGACGGGCTGCGCCAGATTGGCGCGCAGAT contains:
- a CDS encoding DUF2059 domain-containing protein is translated as MQKRFKQLVLLAAMVPAFAMAQSLSNQSSAPAAAAPIDADKKAAIKDLLDAIDAPKLVSAIANSAEMQSKQLVPAILSDALSENKTLNDKQKQAAVPTLQKNAVPKLVDGAGKVFGTQQFTSDAMQAQYDAYAKYYSTSEIKDLTTFYKSPTGRKFIQVQDQVGRDVVNGLMQKYMPQAIKATRDQADKEVAAVKPGK
- the serC gene encoding 3-phosphoserine/phosphohydroxythreonine transaminase, which encodes MRVFNFSAGPAALPEEVLRQAAAEMLDWNGSGMSVMEMSHRGKEFMSIHEAALADLCELLDVPANYRILFLQGGGIAENAIVPMNLLGSRATADFVVTGSWSQKSFNEAKKYCTPHLAATGRTDAGFTRVPAFSEWQMSDDPAYVHLCTNETIDGVETFDIPDLGNVPLVADVSSHILSRPIDIEKYGAIFGGAQKNIGMAGVTLVIVREDLLDRALSICPSAFEWKTVALNNSLYNTPPTYAIYIAGLVFKWLKAQGGLAEIEARNIEKSKLLYGAIDASSFYLNKVEKSARSRMNVPFFLADESRNEDFLAGAKERGLLQLKGHKSVGGMRASIYNAVPLAGVQALVEYMKDFERRCA
- the pheA gene encoding prephenate dehydratase, producing the protein MDDELNSRLKPLRERIDAIDSQLIALLNQRAAVALEVGEVKKHFNAPVFRPEREQQVIARLQDMSAGPLASEHISAIWREIMAASRDLEQTIHVAFLGPVGTYSEQAMFDYFGQSIEGLPCPSIDEVFRSVEAGAATFGVVPVENSSEGAVSRTLDLLLHTQLLIGGELSLPVHHNLLTQTGKLDGVKRVCAHAQALAQCQQWLASNAPHLERQAVASNAQAARLAADDATIAAIAGDRAATHYGLQIAYALIQDDPHNRTRFAVIGKEPAGPSGHDQTSLIVSVKNEPGAVFKLLEPLARHGVSMTRFESRPARVGTWEYYFYIDIEGHRDDAAVQRALAELGKKAAFLKILGSYPRAR